One part of the Drosophila teissieri strain GT53w chromosome 3R, Prin_Dtei_1.1, whole genome shotgun sequence genome encodes these proteins:
- the LOC122621258 gene encoding oligouridylate-binding protein 1A isoform X3, which yields MLAMPTLMMPATAQMTLSAAHGKPYETKLLAIHQTHLQQQQQQQQQASAPPQQQQQVQQSQQQPPNGKQQSQQMTIVTTQQQQQHPQSQSPHQQQQSHQQQQSQQQAAAAAAAAAAAAHHQQQQAVAAAVCAAQQQAVVVQQQQQQQYQIHSQQQSPQQQQVLCISPKQEQFHIFVGDLSSEIETQQLREAFTPFGEISDCRVVRDPQTLKSKGYGFVSFIKKSEAESAITAMNGQWLGSRSIRTNWATRKPPASKENIKPLTFDEVYNQSSPSNCTVYVGGVNSALTALSEEVLQKTFAPYGAIQEIRVFKDKGYAFVRFSTKEAATHAIVGVHNTEINAQPVKCSWGKESGDPNNAQPTAPQALNSAAAAAAGFPYGVGAAAAAAAYGQQLAATGCWYSPTPTYPASSATAAAVTPAAASAAAVQNQFLQGIQGYHFGQYGGYQQGYMGMGVQIPATWQGVTQAQISPAQQLATGVAGTAIPQAAGVVAYPIQQFQVSPQVYPLLLQAQ from the exons ACGCTGATGATGCCAGCCACCGCCCAGATGACGCTCAGCGCCGCCCACGGAAAACCCTACGAGACAAAGCTGCTGGCCATCCACCAGACGcacctccagcagcagcagcagcagcagcaacaggcctCCGCCcccccgcagcagcagcagcaggtgcagcagtcgcagcagcagccacccaACGGcaagcagcagtcgcagcagatGACCATTGTCaccacccagcagcagcagcagcatccccagtcgcagtcgccgcatcagcagcagcagtcgcatcagcagcagcagtcgcaacAGCAggccgccgcagcagccgccgctgcagccgcagcagcccaccatcagcagcagcaggcggtgGCAGCCGCTGTCTgtgccgcccagcagcaggcagTGGtggtgcaacagcagcagcagcagcagtaccaGATCCActcgcagcagcagtcgccgcagcagcagcaggtgctcTGCATCTCGCCCAAGCAGG AACAATTCCACATCTTTGTCGGCGACTTGAGCTCAGAAATTGAAACTCAGCAATTGCGCGAAGCATTCACACCATTCGGCGAAATCTC cGACTGTCGCGTGGTGCGCGATCCACAAACCTTGAAGTCGAAGGGCTATGGCTTTGTGTCCTTCATCAAGAAATCG GAAGCCGAAAGCGCCATTACGGCCATGAATGGCCAGTGGCTTGGCTCCCGCTCCATTCGCACGAATTGGGCCACACGGAAACCGCCGGCGAGTAAAG AGAACATCAAGCCGTTGACCTTCGACGAGGTCTACAATCAGAGCAGTCCCTCCAATTGCACCGTTTACGTGGGCGGCGTCAACAGCGCCCTCACCGCCCTCAGCGAGGAGGTCCTGCAGAAGACCTTTGCCCCCTACGGCGCGATACAGGAGATCCGCGTCTTCAAGGACAAGGGATACGCTTTTGTGCG CTTCTCCACCAAGGAGGCGGCCACCCACGCCATCGTGGGCGTGCACAACACAGAGATCAACGCGCAGCCGGTGAAGTGTTCGTGGGGCAAGGAGAGCGGCGACCCCAACAATGCGCAGCCCACCGCCCCCCAGGCGCTGAAcagtgccgccgccgctgccgccggtTTCCCGTACGGTGTGGGCgcggccgccgccgccgccgcctacGGACAGCAGCTGGCCGCCACGGGCTGCTGGTACTCGCCCACGCCCACCTATCCGGCCTCCTCGGCCACGGCCGCAGCGGTGACCCCGGCGGCGGCCAGTGCAGCCGCCGTGCAGAACCAGTTCCTGCAGGGCATCCAGGGCTATCACTTTGGCCAGTACGGCGGCTATCAGCAGGGATACATGGG CATGGGAGTGCAGATTCCGGCCACCTGGCAAGGCGTCACCCAGGCGCAGATCTCACCTGCCCAGCAGCTGGCAACGGGCGTGGCCGGCACCGCCATTCCGCAGGCCGCCGGCGTGGTGGCCTATCCGATACAGCAGTTCCAAGTGAGCCCCCAG gttTATCCTCTACTCTTGCAGGCACAGTAA
- the LOC122621258 gene encoding oligouridylate-binding protein 1A isoform X2, translating to MLAMPTLMMPATAQMTLSAAHGKPYETKLLAIHQTHLQQQQQQQQQASAPPQQQQQVQQSQQQPPNGKQQSQQMTIVTTQQQQQHPQSQSPHQQQQSHQQQQSQQQAAAAAAAAAAAAHHQQQQAVAAAVCAAQQQAVVVQQQQQQQYQIHSQQQSPQQQQVLCISPKQEQFHIFVGDLSSEIETQQLREAFTPFGEISDCRVVRDPQTLKSKGYGFVSFIKKSEAESAITAMNGQWLGSRSIRTNWATRKPPASKENIKPLTFDEVYNQSSPSNCTVYVGGVNSALTALSEEVLQKTFAPYGAIQEIRVFKDKGYAFVRFSTKEAATHAIVGVHNTEINAQPVKCSWGKESGDPNNAQPTAPQALNSAAAAAAGFPYGVGAAAAAAAYGQQLAATGCWYSPTPTYPASSATAAAVTPAAASAAAVQNQFLQGIQGYHFGQYGGYQQGYMGMGVQIPATWQGVTQAQISPAQQLATGVAGTAIPQAAGVVAYPIQQFQVSPQLPDEEWLAANLLC from the exons ACGCTGATGATGCCAGCCACCGCCCAGATGACGCTCAGCGCCGCCCACGGAAAACCCTACGAGACAAAGCTGCTGGCCATCCACCAGACGcacctccagcagcagcagcagcagcagcaacaggcctCCGCCcccccgcagcagcagcagcaggtgcagcagtcgcagcagcagccacccaACGGcaagcagcagtcgcagcagatGACCATTGTCaccacccagcagcagcagcagcatccccagtcgcagtcgccgcatcagcagcagcagtcgcatcagcagcagcagtcgcaacAGCAggccgccgcagcagccgccgctgcagccgcagcagcccaccatcagcagcagcaggcggtgGCAGCCGCTGTCTgtgccgcccagcagcaggcagTGGtggtgcaacagcagcagcagcagcagtaccaGATCCActcgcagcagcagtcgccgcagcagcagcaggtgctcTGCATCTCGCCCAAGCAGG AACAATTCCACATCTTTGTCGGCGACTTGAGCTCAGAAATTGAAACTCAGCAATTGCGCGAAGCATTCACACCATTCGGCGAAATCTC cGACTGTCGCGTGGTGCGCGATCCACAAACCTTGAAGTCGAAGGGCTATGGCTTTGTGTCCTTCATCAAGAAATCG GAAGCCGAAAGCGCCATTACGGCCATGAATGGCCAGTGGCTTGGCTCCCGCTCCATTCGCACGAATTGGGCCACACGGAAACCGCCGGCGAGTAAAG AGAACATCAAGCCGTTGACCTTCGACGAGGTCTACAATCAGAGCAGTCCCTCCAATTGCACCGTTTACGTGGGCGGCGTCAACAGCGCCCTCACCGCCCTCAGCGAGGAGGTCCTGCAGAAGACCTTTGCCCCCTACGGCGCGATACAGGAGATCCGCGTCTTCAAGGACAAGGGATACGCTTTTGTGCG CTTCTCCACCAAGGAGGCGGCCACCCACGCCATCGTGGGCGTGCACAACACAGAGATCAACGCGCAGCCGGTGAAGTGTTCGTGGGGCAAGGAGAGCGGCGACCCCAACAATGCGCAGCCCACCGCCCCCCAGGCGCTGAAcagtgccgccgccgctgccgccggtTTCCCGTACGGTGTGGGCgcggccgccgccgccgccgcctacGGACAGCAGCTGGCCGCCACGGGCTGCTGGTACTCGCCCACGCCCACCTATCCGGCCTCCTCGGCCACGGCCGCAGCGGTGACCCCGGCGGCGGCCAGTGCAGCCGCCGTGCAGAACCAGTTCCTGCAGGGCATCCAGGGCTATCACTTTGGCCAGTACGGCGGCTATCAGCAGGGATACATGGG CATGGGAGTGCAGATTCCGGCCACCTGGCAAGGCGTCACCCAGGCGCAGATCTCACCTGCCCAGCAGCTGGCAACGGGCGTGGCCGGCACCGCCATTCCGCAGGCCGCCGGCGTGGTGGCCTATCCGATACAGCAGTTCCAAGTGAGCCCCCAG